In Streptomyces sp. NBC_01408, one DNA window encodes the following:
- a CDS encoding Y4yA family PLP-dependent enzyme yields MSDAPLYLEPRLAPRLASLLDTAGFPHALVDGLGSPLNLVLPQQFAQNVAEFRSVLRRHRLGGRIYYAHKANRSSALVRRLSTTDAALDAASLGELQHALASGFTGDRIMVTGPKDPEFLWLAARCGATVNADGAAELADAAALVGAYGLPRLRVLLRLSEFEVSGAKVLSRRSRFGTSVKALDGLLDVLERHRDALEPIGVGYHLDTTSLDEKATALEGCLRATEELRIRGFQPCVIDVGGGFGVNYLAHAAQWERYTTELTHAVMGRRPPLTWGGHGYGLRVENGTLKGALGLYPAHRPLAGAAYLDELLSLPAPTLGRPLGTLLLESLCDLYAEPGRALTDQCGVTLGRVLEVRPPEGGGHGHLVRLALNAGDVGLEDHGVLVDPVLLRRDTVAPDTGGPVGVHLLGNLCLEADLITRRTVFLPGLPRPGDLLAFANTAGYCMDFTATGAQQQPTARKAAVDEENGSWGWCLDEQYWPVTRTGGRSA; encoded by the coding sequence ATGAGCGACGCACCTCTGTACCTGGAACCGCGGCTGGCACCACGTCTGGCGTCCCTGCTGGACACGGCCGGCTTCCCGCACGCCCTCGTGGACGGGCTCGGATCGCCCCTGAACCTCGTACTGCCGCAGCAGTTCGCGCAGAACGTGGCGGAATTCCGCTCCGTCCTGCGTCGCCACCGCCTCGGCGGCCGGATCTACTACGCGCACAAGGCCAACCGCTCCAGCGCACTGGTCCGGCGGCTCAGCACCACCGACGCCGCACTCGACGCCGCATCGCTCGGCGAGCTGCAGCACGCGCTCGCCTCGGGGTTCACCGGTGACCGGATCATGGTGACCGGGCCGAAGGACCCCGAGTTCCTCTGGCTCGCCGCGCGCTGCGGGGCGACCGTCAACGCCGACGGGGCCGCGGAACTGGCCGACGCGGCCGCCCTCGTGGGCGCGTACGGCCTGCCGCGGCTGCGGGTACTGCTGCGCCTGTCCGAGTTCGAGGTCTCCGGAGCCAAGGTGCTGTCGCGCCGCAGCCGCTTCGGAACCTCCGTCAAGGCCCTGGACGGGCTGCTCGACGTACTCGAACGGCACCGGGACGCGCTGGAGCCGATCGGTGTCGGCTACCACCTCGACACGACGAGCCTGGACGAGAAGGCGACCGCGCTGGAGGGCTGTCTGCGGGCCACCGAGGAGTTACGGATCCGGGGGTTCCAACCCTGCGTCATCGACGTAGGCGGCGGCTTCGGCGTCAACTACCTGGCCCACGCCGCCCAGTGGGAGCGGTACACCACCGAACTCACCCATGCCGTGATGGGCCGGCGGCCACCGCTGACCTGGGGCGGACACGGCTACGGCCTGCGCGTGGAGAACGGCACCCTCAAGGGGGCCCTGGGCCTGTACCCGGCGCACCGCCCGCTCGCCGGCGCCGCCTACCTCGACGAGCTGCTCTCCCTCCCGGCGCCCACCCTGGGGCGCCCGCTGGGCACGCTGCTCCTGGAGAGCCTGTGCGACCTGTACGCGGAACCCGGCCGGGCCCTGACGGACCAGTGCGGGGTCACCCTCGGCCGGGTGCTGGAGGTACGGCCCCCCGAGGGCGGCGGCCACGGCCACCTCGTACGCCTCGCCCTGAACGCGGGGGACGTGGGCCTGGAGGACCACGGGGTGCTCGTGGACCCCGTACTCCTGCGCCGCGACACCGTCGCGCCCGACACCGGCGGGCCGGTCGGCGTCCACCTCCTGGGCAACCTCTGTCTGGAGGCGGATCTGATCACCCGCCGGACGGTGTTCCTGCCCGGGCTGCCGCGGCCGGGCGACCTGCTCGCCTTCGCCAACACGGCCGGCTACTGCATGGACTTCACCGCCACCGGCGCCCAGCAGCAGCCCACGGCCCGCAAGGCCGCCGTGGACGAGGAGAACGGCTCCTGGGGCTGGTGCCTCGACGAGCAGTACTGGCCGGTCACACGTACGGGGGGACGGTCCGCATGA